In a single window of the Micromonospora sp. WMMD1155 genome:
- the argS gene encoding arginine--tRNA ligase, with amino-acid sequence MTPAELASVVLAAAHAVFDQRGLDRAALPERTVVERPRNPEHGDYASTLALQLSKKVGVPPRELATALADELGRAAGVKSVEIAGPGFLNIRLDAAAAGQLARVIVEAGAEYGRSDRLAGERINLEFVSANPTGPVHIGGVRWAAVGDALSRLLRATGADVGTEYYFNDAGSQIDRFARSLLAAAKGEAAPEDGYGGAYIAEIATEVQARRPEVRSLDDDAAQEVFRVEGVALMFDEIRSSLRDFGVEFDTYFNEKDLHDRGELDLALNRLRAQGHLYESEGATWLRTTDFGDDKDRVLRKSNGEWTYFAADCAYYLDKRERGFERVVIMLGADHHGYIGRMKAMAACFGDDPERNLEILIGQLVSLLRDGAPMRMSKRFGTVVSLEDFVEAIGVDAARYALARYSSDSPIDIDIELWTRATRDNPVYYVQYVAARTAGVARNAAEVGLVPGDADAFRPELLDHEKENELLKALAEFPAVVATAAELREPHRVARYLEESVAASYHRFYDNCRVLPLGDEEVTDLHRARLWLNNATRTVIANGLHLLGVSAPERM; translated from the coding sequence GTGACTCCTGCAGAACTAGCCTCGGTCGTCCTTGCCGCCGCACACGCCGTCTTCGACCAGCGCGGGCTCGACCGCGCCGCGTTGCCGGAGCGCACTGTGGTGGAGCGACCGCGCAACCCTGAGCACGGCGACTACGCCTCGACGCTCGCGCTGCAGTTGAGCAAGAAGGTGGGTGTCCCGCCGCGGGAGCTGGCCACCGCTCTGGCCGACGAGCTGGGCCGGGCAGCGGGTGTCAAATCGGTGGAAATCGCCGGGCCGGGCTTCCTCAACATCCGGCTCGACGCCGCTGCCGCCGGTCAGCTCGCCCGGGTGATCGTCGAGGCCGGCGCCGAGTACGGGCGCAGCGACCGGCTCGCCGGCGAGAGGATCAACCTGGAGTTCGTCTCGGCCAACCCGACCGGCCCGGTGCACATCGGCGGGGTGCGCTGGGCGGCCGTCGGCGACGCGTTGAGCCGGCTGCTGCGGGCCACCGGCGCCGACGTCGGCACGGAGTACTACTTCAACGACGCCGGTTCGCAGATCGACCGGTTCGCCCGGTCGCTGCTGGCCGCCGCGAAGGGTGAGGCCGCGCCGGAGGACGGCTACGGCGGGGCGTACATCGCCGAGATCGCCACCGAGGTGCAGGCCCGGCGGCCGGAGGTGCGCTCGCTGGACGACGACGCCGCCCAGGAGGTCTTCCGGGTCGAGGGTGTCGCGCTGATGTTCGACGAGATCCGCTCCTCGCTGCGCGACTTCGGGGTGGAGTTCGACACCTACTTCAACGAGAAGGACCTGCACGACCGGGGCGAACTCGACCTGGCATTGAACCGGTTGCGCGCGCAGGGGCACCTCTACGAGTCCGAGGGTGCGACCTGGCTGCGCACCACCGACTTCGGTGACGACAAGGACCGGGTGCTGCGCAAGTCCAACGGCGAGTGGACGTACTTCGCCGCGGACTGCGCCTACTACCTGGACAAGCGGGAGCGCGGCTTCGAGCGGGTCGTGATCATGCTGGGCGCCGACCACCACGGCTACATCGGCCGGATGAAGGCCATGGCCGCGTGCTTCGGCGACGACCCGGAGCGCAACCTGGAGATCCTCATCGGGCAGCTGGTCAGCCTGCTGCGCGACGGCGCCCCGATGCGGATGAGCAAGCGGTTCGGCACCGTGGTGAGCCTGGAGGACTTCGTCGAGGCGATCGGCGTGGACGCCGCCCGGTACGCGCTGGCCCGCTACTCCAGCGACTCCCCGATCGACATCGACATCGAGCTGTGGACCCGGGCGACCCGCGACAACCCGGTCTACTACGTGCAGTACGTCGCCGCCCGGACGGCGGGCGTGGCCCGCAACGCCGCCGAGGTGGGGCTGGTCCCGGGTGACGCCGACGCGTTCCGTCCCGAGCTGCTCGACCACGAGAAGGAGAACGAGCTGCTCAAGGCGCTCGCCGAGTTCCCCGCGGTGGTGGCCACGGCCGCCGAGCTGCGGGAGCCGCACCGGGTGGCCCGCTACCTGGAGGAGAGCGTGGCCGCCTCCTACCACCGCTTCTACGACAACTGTCGGGTGCTGCCGCTTGGCGACGA